In a single window of the Podospora pseudocomata strain CBS 415.72m chromosome 2 map unlocalized CBS415.72m_2, whole genome shotgun sequence genome:
- a CDS encoding uncharacterized protein (EggNog:ENOG503P7TV), with protein MSSSRYSTTTSSTNPSKYSYSPAAQSSYSSSRPGQRPSPFQPPSQPALKPTHLSSPLPDDNDDFSLTMPGIDPLSFFLTPPTPSAPYPQDDDTAMLDFDYFDYSAGIDDSSSADVRSVSPSSLAGFSRPDGPRPPTPPRVSSPAVSTPDLEFDYGSLGASPEGDTLMEEYYRHRMGGYGGVPLLLKDFTNAAGGNKKRGKFTKGSGGERHAGHHHVWREPSPDVWSIEEDPREEETGVVDVKKKGKGTTRGGGKGKMVKRVRFVLPGEEEGLY; from the coding sequence ATGTCTTCCTCCCGATACTCGACGACAACCAgctcaaccaacccatcaaaaTACTCCTAttctccagcagcacagtcTAGCTATTCCTCTTCCCGCCCAGGTCAACGCCCCTCTCCATtccaaccaccctcccaaccagCCCTCAAACCAAcacacctctcctcccccttgccagacgacaacgacgacttCTCCCTCACAATGCCAGGCATCGatcccctctccttcttcctcacccccccaaccccctcggcCCCCTACCCACAGGACGACGACACGGCCATGCTCGACTTTGACTACTTTGACTACTCGGCCGGCATCGACGATTCTTCTTCGGCCGACGTCAGGAGCGTCAGCCCTTCCAGCCTAGCAGGCTTCTCCCGCCCTGACGGCCCGCGCCCCCCTACTCCCCCTCGGGTCTCCTCCCCTGCTGTGAGCACCCCCGATTTGGAGTTTGACTACGGGAGCTTGGGAGCCAGCCCGGAAGGTGACACGCTCATGGAGGAATACTACCGCCATCGGATGGGCGGTTACGGGGGTGTTCCGCTTTTGTTGAAGGACTTTACCAATGCTGCTGGGGGGAACAAGAAGAGGGGCAAGTTTACCAAGGGGAGTGGGGGGGAGAGGCATGCGGGGCATCACCATGTCTGGAGGGAGCCGAGTCCGGATGTTTGGAGTATTGAGGAGGAtccgagggaggaggaaacgggggtggtggatgttaagaagaagggaaaggggactactagggggggtgggaaggggaagatggtgaagagggtgaggtttgttttgcctggggaggaggaggggctttactga
- a CDS encoding uncharacterized protein (EggNog:ENOG503P4RX) has protein sequence MAPTILTLLRRHLPSDIQSLGPLAAHTILLARDGDDTKDDPAVKVTHPGVIHPNEVNNNAIFAVFGLLGAGFVIVGIWFFFWAKNGGFYFKEGDWEDYKSTVLRRPKIGPNGTVYSDVTASTVLGGGSVYKDVDDRTVVTGVTRDGGGRDDDLTTVVSATTGITGITGGVSDFSGREKRRMKREQKEREKERKREDKRREKERKSRRKVGADGEVVDEEAERLAEEQLRMYRHEKAARVGGINREADGSEWDGSTNPSWSEVSPSGRGMAESTADGGSEVTEGLMAGQQRTPKKEEKKERGIRKVYSTADKNAVRENEKIRAEARKLREEGRRAAAQEKALQPRESRRIKRDFSFTAGAEEAVALRRIDEGNEVASEGTSANTYSDYTRARSKSRPRPPPSEVSSSMPGGWAQSEVSAATASTDDSGTKVYTHSHHIPIASSVSDFAYAEDKRKRRGGAGARRERERTRRDDTSSVD, from the coding sequence ATGGCACCAACAatcctcactctcctccgccgtcacctcccctccgacATCCAATCCCTCGGCCCCCTAGCCGCccacaccatcctcctcgcccgcgACGGCGACGACACCAAAGACGACCCCGCCGTCAAGGTCACCCACCCCGGCGTGATCCACCCCAACGaggtcaacaacaacgccatCTTCGCCGTGTTCGGTCTTCTAGGCGCCGGGTTCGTCATCGTCGGGATTtggttcttcttctgggccAAGAACGGGGGGTTTTACTTCAAGgagggggattgggaggaTTACAAGTCTACCGTTCTTCGGCGTCCTAAAATCGGGCCTAACGGTACGGTTTACAGCGATGTGACTGCGTCGACTGTTTTGGGCGGCGGGAGTGTGTACAAGGATGTGGATGATAGGACTGTCGTTACGGGGGTGACGAGGGAtggcggggggagggatgatgatttgACTACTGTTGTTTCGGCCACGACGGGCATCACGGGCATTACCGGGGGGGTGTCGGATTtctcggggagggagaagagaaggatgaagagggagcagaaggagagggagaaggagaggaagagggaggataagaggcgggagaaggagaggaagtcgaggaggaaggttggagcggatggggaggtggtggatgaggaggcggagaggttggctGAGGAGCAGCTGAGGATGTATAGACATGAGAAGGCGGcaagggtgggggggattAATCGGGAGGCGGATGGGAGTGAGTGGGATGGGAGCACGAATCCTTCTTGGTCGGAGGTGAGCCCGAGTGGGAGGGGTATGGCGGAGAGCACAGCCGATGGGGGCAGCGAAGTTACTGAAGGCTTGATGGCTGGACAGCAGAGGAcgccgaagaaggaggagaagaaggagaggggtaTCAGAAAGGTTTACAGCACTGCCGACAAGAATGCTGTGAGGGAGAATGAGAAGATCAGGGCCGAGGCGAGgaagttgagggaggaggggagacgGGCGGCTGCGCAGGAGAAGGCGCTGCAGCCGAGGGAGTCGAGGAGGATTAAGAGAGATTTCAGCTTTACTGCcggagcggaggaggcggttgcGCTGAGGAGGATTGATGAGGGGAATGAGGTTGCGAGTGAGGGCACTTCGGCGAACACCTACTCTGATTACACGAGGGCTAGGTCCAAGTCCAGACCTAGACCTCCACCGAGTGAGGTTTCGAGCAGCATGCCGGGTGGATGGGCTCAGAGTGAGGTCAGCGCCGCTACTGCCAGCACTGACGACTCGGGCACCAAGGTCTACA
- a CDS encoding uncharacterized protein (EggNog:ENOG503P5XB; COG:G): protein MDTTNSTGIATRGPLPIRLITFNVRYATKTPVPGEEPWSIRCPKLCSQLKFITSGQDSPFICLQEVLYSQLMDIQDRLGNAWHHIGQGREDGKQAGEFSPIFFRVDHWECERQKTYWLSKTPDLPSKGWDAALERVVTVGLFRHKDTGARVVVMSTHFDHRGKVAREESAKLLLEISRTWTASASRGTQVPAFLGGDFNSTPSDGAYKVLAAPDSGMTDISQLVQQDDRYGNQDITYTSFGEPEETPKRIDFLFVRESQQFTSRNFGILPNRFDDMVYLSDHRAVVADMELIST from the coding sequence ATGGACACCACCAATTCAACCGGCATCGCCACACGCGGCCCCCTTCCGATTCGTCTCATTACTTTCAATGTTCGATATGCCACCAAGACCCCCGTTCCGGGTGAGGAGCCATGGTCTATTCGCTGTCCAAAGCTCTGCTCACAGTTGAAGTTCATCACCTCGGGTCAAGACTCGCCCTTCATATGTCTCCAGGAAGTTCTTTATTCTCAGCTCATGGACATCCAGGACAGGCTGGGGAATGCCTGGCATCATATCGGCCAAGGCCGGGAGGATGGTAAACAGGCTGGCGAGTTCTCTCCCATCTTTTTCCGAGTGGATCATTGGGAATGCGAACGCCAAAAGACTTATTGGCTTTCCAAGACACCTGATCTCCCGTCCAAAGGTTGGGATGCTGCCTTGGAACGAGTTGTTACCGTGGGATTATTCCGGCACAAGGATACTGGAGCTCGTGTGGTAGTCATGAGTACTCATTTCGACCATCGCGGAAAAGTAGCTCGGGAAGAAAGCGCCAAGCTGCTACTGGAGATATCTCGAACATGGACGGCCTCGGCCAGTCGAGGGACACAAGTACCAGCTTTTCTCGGCGGCGATTTCAACAGCACACCAAGTGATGGAGCCTACAAGGTGTTGGCCGCCCCTGATTCCGGCATGACGGATATCTCTCAGCTTGTGCAACAAGATGATCGGTACGGCAACCAGGATATCACTTACACCTCTTTTGGAGAGCCAGAAGAGACGCCCAAGAGGATTGACTTTCTTTTTGTTCGGGAATCGCAACAGTTTACTAGTCGCAACTTTGGGATTCTGCCAAATCGCTTCGATGACATGGTCTACCTCTCGGATCATAGAGCTGTGGTGGCCGACATGGAGTTGATATCGACCTGA
- a CDS encoding uncharacterized protein (EggNog:ENOG503P47T; COG:S), translating to MSGRNRPSAACVEDADDAGTVFEGTARYATSCAPGSPIKQPANTGRVRREKSRKSETSPINAHTDSDSTLPRRERDSTKKPSTHRDKSASASKKALMTSRPALKPTRTAPPDARYSRKSVDAHDAQYFGVNEPAPAPAPAATRPRSKTTRPTSAYYGSSPSRPPLTHQNRYYSQTPGPQMNSGFAPPPLPNPPQWSGPPPPGPPPPPAPMSTPMQIPYPQPGSSPVVMNGSGPEYFSRPLESRFGSYTRPQSAMGYRPQQPPAIEYGNEWEEPQAPPSKQLARRPSTNRRMSKVETDDKRMMPPPPRRPQSARPLPSSGFQPPAPSTPISRRTLYDDIERTEDDLFNLSPMGPADYNNAGHSTNLAFRPKPPRMSSGLADEAYGDYDYNPMPVEPYGKHLRRSSYFGESAASSSAYEDQARNGGSSRSSGSRDESDYRQSYTTRTTHTSAHDEDFTIRVKGNTTLKIGGAEMECHDGAEINITKNGATLGYRGGGSDASYGDHDDRHTRVDLDDRRTRVDFPVRPRTRGASRARSIPRAPAYPAYPDAASPEYEYVGADDYAPSIPPYPQYPTSYSSSRPDDHYFGR from the exons ATGTCTGGGAGGAATCGACCATCTGCTGCATGCGTCGAAGACGCTGACGACGCCGGAACTGTTTTTGAAGGCACCGCACGCTACGCTACATCTTGTGCCCCAGGCAGTCCCATCAAGCAGCCAGCAAACACCGGACGTGTCCGGAGAGAAAAGAGCAGGAAGAGCGAGACCTCGCCCATCAACGCCCACACCGACTCGGACTCGACGCTCCCtcgaagagagagagattctACCAAGAAGCCCAGCACTCACAGGGATAAGTCTGCTTCGGCCAGCAAAAAAGCACTCATGACTTCAAGACCTGCTCTGAAGCCCACGAGGACGGCGCCGCCCGACGCCCGTTACTCACGCAAGTCTGTAGACGCACACGATGCGCAATATTTCGGCGTCAATGAGCCAGCACCTGCCCCGGCGCCTGCTGCCACTCGTCCCCGCTCCAAGACCACGAGACCGACCAGTGCCTATTATGGCAGCTCACCTTCGAGACCACCTTTAACCCACCAGAACAGGTATTACAGCCAGACGCCAGGCCCGCAGATGAACTCGGGCTTtgcgccaccacctcttccgaACCCACCTCAATGGAGcggtcctccccctcccggcccccccccaccaccggcacccaTGTCAACGCCCATGCAGATTCCTTATCCTCAACCAGGGTCGTCCCCTGTGGTCATGAACGGATCAGGACCAGAGTACTTTTCGCGGCCACTTGAGTCTCGCTTCGGCAGCTACACCCGGCCACAGTCAGCGATGGGCTATCGCCCTCAGCAGCCACCTGCCATTGAATATGGTAACGAGTGGGAAGAGCCACAAGCGCCTCCCAGCAAACAATTAGCTCGGCGTCCATCCACCAACAGGAGGATGTCCAAGGTTGAGACGGACGATAAGCGCATGATgccgccacctcctcgcAGACCCCAGTCTGCCAGGCCGCTCCCCAGTAGTGGGTTCCAACCCCCTGCGCCCTCGACGCCAATCTCGCGGCGAACCCTCTATGATGATATTGAACGAACCGAGGATGACCTCTTTAACCTCTCCCCCATGGGCCCTGCCGATTACAACAACGCCGGCCACAGCACCAACCTAGCCTTCCGTCCCAAGCCACCTAGAATGAGCAGCGGACTGGCGGACGAGGCGTACGGCGACTACGACTATAACCCAATGCCGGTGGAGCCTTACGGGAAACATTTGCGACGGAGCTCATACTTTGGCGAATCGGCGGCTTCCAGCAGCGCATACGAGGATCAA GCCCGAAACGGAGGAAGCAGCAGAAGCTCAGGCAGCCGCGACGAGAGCGATTACCGACAGTCATACACGACGAGGACCACGCACACCAGTGCTCACGACGAAGACTTCACCATCAGGGTAAAGGGTAATACGACGCTCAAAATTGGCGGTGCCGAAATGGAATGCCATGATGGCGCCGAGATCAACATCACTAAGAACGGTGCTACGCTAGGCTACCGAGGCGGTGGTAGCGACGCGAGCTATGGCGACCACGATGACCGCCACACCCGGGTTGACCTCGATGACCGCCGAACCCGAGTCGATTTCCCTGTCCGGCCACGCACCCGCGGAGCCTCCCGCGCCAGGTCCATTCCTCGTGCCCCGGCTTATCCCGCCTACCCCGATGCTGCCAGCCCCGAATATGAGTACGTCGGTGCTGACGACTacgccccctccatcccacccTATCCCCAATACCCTACCtcgtactcctcctcccgacCTGACGACCACTACTTTGGTCGGTAA